A part of Variovorax sp. HW608 genomic DNA contains:
- a CDS encoding RecQ family ATP-dependent DNA helicase — protein sequence MSLEGRLKRTLRDAFGLETLRPGQQQAIERVLGGRAVLAVMPTGAGKSLCYQLPALMLPGRTVVISPLIALMKDQQEKLSAIGVHAVQFNSHVPADEIRAGEAALCDGSARIVFTTPERLADPAFLGLLTQRRTSLLVVDEAHCISQWGHDFRPAFLDIEMALEKLGRPPVLALTATASEEVAADIMKRLGIPQGGWIDTGTYRANLHYAVEQLADEDEKLRRALALVRSSQGSGIVYAATVRAAEAVHDALRDAGQSVGLYHGRRAAADRRQAQDAFMAGEVRVMVATNAFGMGIDKPDIRFVLHYQMPPALDAYYQESGRAGRDGAPSSCTLLYLRRDKAVQQFFLGGRYPAQEEFEAVYRALQARPGDDAGITLAQLRQELPIPRNKLRVALSLLRGSRILATLPDGSIHLQRRDMTSEALRALATGYRDRRVQDREALDRMVFYAETGQCRWQVLLAYLEGEAPAERCGTCDNCRRIARHEAALAAASAARIERAPLRRPATRRMRAPAFALRQPVKVRRYGEGQVVSADAASITVEFADGSRRCFLPAYVEALRRA from the coding sequence ATGTCGCTCGAAGGCCGTCTGAAGCGCACGCTGCGGGATGCTTTCGGGCTCGAGACGCTGCGACCCGGGCAGCAGCAGGCGATCGAGCGCGTGCTCGGGGGCCGCGCCGTGCTCGCGGTCATGCCGACGGGCGCGGGAAAGTCGCTGTGCTATCAGCTTCCGGCGCTGATGCTGCCGGGTCGCACGGTGGTGATCTCGCCGCTCATCGCGCTCATGAAGGACCAGCAGGAAAAGCTCAGCGCCATCGGCGTGCACGCGGTGCAGTTCAACAGCCACGTGCCGGCCGACGAGATTCGTGCGGGCGAGGCGGCGCTCTGCGACGGCAGCGCGCGCATCGTCTTCACGACGCCGGAGCGGCTGGCGGATCCGGCATTCCTCGGGCTGCTGACGCAGCGGCGGACCTCGCTGCTGGTGGTCGACGAGGCGCACTGCATCTCGCAGTGGGGCCACGATTTCCGTCCCGCGTTCCTCGACATCGAGATGGCGCTGGAGAAGCTCGGCCGCCCGCCGGTGCTCGCGCTCACCGCGACCGCCAGCGAGGAGGTTGCCGCGGACATCATGAAGCGGCTCGGCATCCCGCAGGGCGGCTGGATCGACACCGGCACCTACCGGGCCAACCTGCACTACGCGGTGGAGCAGCTCGCGGACGAGGACGAGAAGCTGCGACGTGCGCTCGCGCTCGTGCGCAGCAGCCAAGGCAGCGGCATCGTCTACGCCGCGACCGTGAGGGCTGCCGAGGCGGTGCATGACGCGCTGCGCGACGCGGGCCAATCGGTGGGCCTCTATCACGGTCGTCGGGCGGCGGCGGACCGCCGGCAGGCGCAGGACGCCTTCATGGCCGGCGAAGTTCGCGTGATGGTGGCGACCAACGCCTTCGGCATGGGCATCGACAAGCCCGACATCCGCTTCGTGCTGCACTACCAGATGCCGCCCGCGCTGGATGCCTACTACCAGGAGTCCGGCCGCGCCGGCCGCGACGGTGCGCCGTCATCCTGCACGCTGCTCTACCTGCGGCGCGACAAGGCGGTGCAGCAGTTCTTTCTCGGCGGGCGCTATCCGGCGCAGGAGGAGTTCGAGGCCGTGTACCGCGCGCTGCAGGCGCGGCCTGGCGATGACGCGGGAATCACGCTCGCGCAGTTGCGCCAGGAGCTGCCGATCCCGCGCAACAAGCTGCGCGTCGCGCTGAGCCTGCTGCGCGGCAGCCGCATCCTGGCCACCCTGCCGGACGGAAGCATCCACCTGCAGCGCCGTGACATGACGTCCGAGGCGCTGCGTGCGCTCGCCACCGGCTACCGCGACAGGCGCGTGCAGGACCGCGAAGCGCTGGACCGCATGGTGTTCTACGCGGAGACGGGCCAGTGCCGCTGGCAGGTGCTGCTGGCCTACCTCGAAGGCGAGGCGCCGGCCGAGCGATGCGGCACCTGCGACAACTGCCGCCGCATCGCGCGCCACGAGGCGGCGCTCGCCGCCGCATCCGCGGCCCGCATCGAGCGCGCGCCGCTGCGACGCCCCGCGACGCGCCGCATGCGTGCCCCGGCCTTCGCGTTGCGCCAGCCGGTCAAGGTGAGGCGATACGGCGAAGGCCAGGTGGTGAGCGCCGATGCGGCGTCGATCACCGTCGAGTTTGCGGACGGAAGCCGGCGCTGCTTCTTGCCGGCCTACGTCGAGGCGCTCCGCCGCGCGTGA
- a CDS encoding chloride channel protein, with the protein MLSPTIQTIRLWIWAGIAGALGAASTIGFRWLTQQVEWLATGHTGGLVETAMSLPAWHRALVCAVGGLLAGLVLQWGGRWAAKGPRGDRNLDYIEAARAGRVDLNDRTTFTRTLSALFSIGTGASIGREGPMVQLAAWVSSWLARWVAISPEQRNTIMVCGIASGIGSAYHAPVAGVVFVLELAIGFFARSTVAPVLIASATASSLIYWLIEPTPLYVMSGKAVAPTGLAVALLSGIVFGGIGWVWLGLLDKARDLFSRIGSLPVRLGVGGVLVGLISAAVPQVWGNGYSVVSQVLQGEHLWQWLAVVLAAKVAATALSSGSGAIGGVFTPSLFVGATAGSVLAQIAATWMPVAWVGDPRALAVVGMAAVLAAVTHAPLMAIVMVLEMTDQFQLTVPVMLACGVAHAISTQFGAKPIYGNPIEARH; encoded by the coding sequence GTGCTCAGCCCAACGATTCAAACGATCAGGCTCTGGATCTGGGCGGGCATCGCGGGCGCACTGGGGGCCGCATCGACGATCGGGTTTCGCTGGCTGACGCAGCAGGTCGAGTGGCTCGCGACCGGGCACACCGGCGGGCTCGTCGAGACGGCCATGTCGCTGCCGGCCTGGCACCGGGCGCTGGTGTGCGCCGTCGGCGGGCTGCTGGCGGGGCTCGTGCTGCAGTGGGGTGGAAGATGGGCCGCGAAGGGCCCGCGCGGCGATCGCAACCTCGACTACATCGAGGCCGCACGCGCCGGCCGCGTGGACCTGAACGATCGCACGACCTTCACCCGCACGCTGTCGGCGTTGTTCTCGATCGGAACGGGCGCGTCGATCGGGCGGGAAGGCCCGATGGTCCAGCTCGCGGCCTGGGTGAGTTCATGGCTGGCGCGCTGGGTGGCCATCTCGCCCGAGCAGCGCAACACCATCATGGTCTGCGGCATCGCCTCGGGCATCGGGTCTGCCTACCATGCGCCGGTTGCCGGGGTGGTGTTCGTGCTCGAACTGGCGATCGGATTCTTCGCGCGCAGCACGGTCGCGCCGGTCCTGATCGCGTCCGCGACGGCCAGTTCGCTCATCTACTGGCTGATCGAGCCCACGCCCCTGTACGTCATGTCGGGCAAGGCCGTGGCGCCGACAGGCTTGGCCGTTGCGTTGTTGTCCGGCATCGTCTTCGGCGGCATTGGATGGGTCTGGCTCGGCCTGCTCGACAAGGCGCGCGATCTCTTTTCCCGGATCGGGTCGTTGCCGGTCCGCCTCGGCGTCGGCGGCGTGCTGGTGGGCCTGATCTCGGCGGCCGTTCCCCAGGTCTGGGGCAACGGCTACAGCGTGGTCTCGCAGGTGCTTCAGGGCGAGCACCTGTGGCAGTGGCTGGCGGTGGTCCTGGCGGCCAAGGTGGCGGCGACCGCGCTGAGTTCGGGCAGCGGTGCCATCGGCGGCGTGTTCACGCCTTCGCTGTTCGTCGGTGCGACCGCCGGCAGCGTGCTGGCGCAGATCGCGGCGACGTGGATGCCCGTCGCATGGGTCGGCGATCCGCGCGCGCTGGCGGTGGTGGGCATGGCCGCAGTGCTGGCCGCGGTGACCCATGCGCCCTTGATGGCCATCGTCATGGTGCTGGAGATGACGGACCAGTTCCAGCTCACGGTGCCGGTCATGCTCGCATGCGGGGTCGCGCACGCGATCAGCACGCAGTTCGGCGCCAAGCCGATCTACGGCAATCCCATCGAAGCCCGCCATTGA
- a CDS encoding redoxin domain-containing protein, which translates to MAFQPLGPGDPAPDFILPAVNREGDVSLADYRGNGPVLVALFRGLHCPFCRRQIVHLSATHESLAGEGVDTLAIVNTPLERARQYFQYRPTRIVLAADPDVRTHHAFGLFEARVLPDDADPDDVHWPETTTIARFTELTTLSRPEVPQVMNAFAAMETLNREDGFVATEVDQRIAQAHGFQGSGHFLIDAGGIIRWAFIEAAHREADVCQFFKDDELIAAAHALRRH; encoded by the coding sequence ATGGCTTTCCAACCCCTGGGGCCCGGCGACCCGGCGCCCGACTTCATCCTGCCGGCAGTCAACCGCGAAGGCGATGTCTCGCTCGCCGACTACCGTGGCAACGGGCCCGTGCTGGTGGCGCTGTTCCGCGGCCTGCATTGCCCCTTCTGCCGCCGCCAGATCGTCCACTTGTCCGCCACGCACGAGTCGCTCGCCGGCGAGGGTGTGGACACCCTCGCCATCGTCAACACGCCGCTCGAGCGTGCGCGCCAGTACTTCCAGTACCGGCCGACGCGAATCGTGCTTGCCGCCGACCCGGACGTGCGCACGCACCATGCCTTCGGACTGTTCGAGGCGCGGGTGCTTCCCGACGACGCCGATCCGGACGACGTCCATTGGCCGGAGACGACCACGATCGCCCGCTTCACCGAATTGACGACCTTGTCCCGACCGGAGGTGCCGCAGGTGATGAACGCCTTTGCCGCCATGGAGACCTTGAACCGGGAGGACGGCTTCGTGGCGACGGAAGTCGATCAACGCATCGCCCAGGCGCACGGCTTTCAGGGCTCGGGGCACTTCCTCATCGACGCCGGGGGGATCATTCGCTGGGCGTTCATCGAGGCCGCCCATCGGGAGGCAGACGTCTGCCAGTTCTTCAAGGATGACGAACTGATCGCCGCGGCCCACGCACTGCGTCGCCACTGA